A stretch of DNA from bacterium:
CGTGTACGGGTCCCAGGCCCGCTCCTCGATCTTGAGCAGGTTGTCGTCGGGGCCCGCCGCGACGGAGAGTTCCCAGACGTCGACCAGCACGCGACGCACCGTCAGGCCCTCGTCCCACCCGAAGCCCCAGGTGCGGGGCGCGGCGGCGTCCGCGGCCGCCGCGACACCGGCGCCCAGCAGCGTGGCCAGCACCAGCGCCGCGCCCCCGGCCGGACACCGGAACCTGGCGGACGACGTCCGCTTCCCCCTGCGGATGTTCATCATCGGCAACCTCGCTATTTCAGGTTCTCGGGATTCAGGCCCGCCAGCTCGGGCAGCACGAAGAGCCCGTCGCGGCGCACGAGCACGTCGTCGAACCAGATCTCGCCGCCGCCCCACGCCGGGGTCTGGATGCAGACGATGTCCCAGTGCTGGGCCGACTTGTTGCCGTTGTCGGCGGCCGCGTAGGCGTTGCCCGGCGTCAGGTGGAAGCTGCCGGAGATCTTCTCGTCGAAGAGGGTGTCGAGCATCGGTTTCGTGATGTAGGGATTGACGCCGAGGGCGAATTCGCCGAAGTAGCGGGCCCCCTCGTCGATGTCCAGCGCGGCCTGGAGCTTGGCGTCGTCGCCGTCGCAGGTGGCCTTGACGATCTTGCCGTCCCTGCACTCGAAGCGGACGTTGTCGAGCACCACGCCCCCCTCGCGCGTCTTGGTGTTGTACTGGATGACGCCGTTGACGCTGTCGCGCACCGGGGCGGTGTAGACCTCGCCGTCCGGGATGTTGCGCCCGCCGTCGCACTTCACCGCGGGCAGACCCTTGATGCTGAAGCGCAGGTCGGTGCCCGGTCCCTTGATGTGCACCTTGTCCGTCCGCTCGAGCAGCGCATGCAGGGGGTCCATGGCCCTGCTCATCCGCTTGTAGTCGAGGGTGCAGACCTGGAAGTAGAAGTCGGCGAAGTCCTCGGTGCTCCGCTCCGCCGCCTGGGCCATGCTCGGATTCGGATACCGCAGCACGCACCACTTCTTCTTCAGCCGGATCGGGATGTGCACCTCGCCCCAGTAGGCCTTGTCGTGCCAGGTCATGCGGTCCTCGTCCACGTCGGCGAGGTCGAAGGGGTTGGTGCTGCCCCGGACGCCGATGTAGGCATCGACGGCTTCCATGATCGGCTTGTGGAACTGGCCCCAGGCGGCGAACTGCTCCTGGCCCGCATTGCGGATGAAGCCCCGACTGAGGGTCTCGTCGTTGTAGTACCAGAACGGAACGCCACCGTGCAGGGTGGCGACCCGCACCAGTTCGCGACCCAGGTCCATGGCCTCGAGGCCCTTGATCTCGATGTAGATCTTCTCGCCGGGCTGCAGCTTGACGCTGTAGGTGATGAGCTGCTCGGCCAGTTGCGTGACGCGCGGATCCATGGGGTCCTCCTGTTCGGGTCGCGGGGGTGTCCCGGCATGATAGCGAACGGCCCGGCGGGATCCACCAAAAAAGGCCCCGGTTTGCTTTCCGCGGAAAAGCCTTATTATTCGGGAAGGTGTGCCACGCCCCCACGCGCCAGGAGGAGCCATGACCGATCTCGCGAACATCCTGCCCGCCGGCGCCGCCGGCTACGTCGACCATATCGGGATCGCCGTCCGCGACCTGGACGAGGGGATCGCCCTGTGGAGCGGTCTGCTGGGCCTGGCACTGGAGCGCGTCGAGGAGGTGCCCCAGGAGAAGGTGCGCGTGGCCTTCCTGAAACTCGATCGGCAGGGCGGCCCCGGCCACATCGAACTGCTGGCCCCCCTGGGCGACGAGGGAGCCATTGCCGGCTTCATCGCCAGGCGCGGGCCCGGCCTGCATCACGTGGCCGTGGCGGCGGCCGACGTCGAGGCGATGATGGAGCGCTGTCGGGAGGCGGGTCTGCGGCTGCTCGACGAGACGCCGCGCGCCGGGGCCGGCGGCAAGCGGATCGTCTTCCTGCACCCGAAGTCGGGGGACGGCGTGCTGATCGAACTGTGCGGGGGCGGCCACGGCTAGGCGCCCCCTCCCCGCGCGGCCGGACGTCAGTCGGCGCTGAAGACCCCCACCTCGGCGTAGGTGCGGGCCGCGTGGACCGGGGTCCGGTCGGGCTCTCCCGTCGGATTCAGCCAGGCCGGCACGTAGCCCGCGCCGAACATCTTGCCCAGCTGGCGGCTGCTCTCGACCCCCACGTACACGGCCGGAGGCTCGTCGCCGGGGCACCCCTCGACGGTGCCGCACGACGGCGCCGCCCCCGCCTTCAGGCCGAATCGCACGTTCTCCGGCCGCCCCTGGAACATGACCTGCCATTTCACCAGCTCGACGCGTCCGTTCTCGATGCGTTCGCCGGGCACGAGTCCCGCCGCGATGGCACCCAGGCGGCGGCCGACGTTCAGGGACTTGGTGGGGAACTCCTGCTTGAGGACGAAGGCTTCGGCGCCGGTGATCTCCAGCTCGAGCTCGAAGCCGCCGAGGCGCAGGAACTTCTCGCCGTCCTCGCTGACGGGGTCCACGTCGGCGAGCCAGGCCCACACATCGACCGTCGTCACGCCGCCCACCGGTTCGCCGGCATCGTGGACCTCGACCAGGTCGGGCCCGGCGGCGAAGGAGAAGCGGACGACCCCGTTCTCCCCGCACCACTCCGTGGCGAGGGCCGGGACCGCGGCGACCAGCAGCAGGCCGGCCAGGACGACGGAAGAAGGCAGACGACGCGACATGGCGATTCCCCTTTCGACCGGCTTCAGCTGCCGGTGCTCGTGTAGTTGGCGGCGCCCCGGTGCCACAGCAGCACCGCGCCCCCGAAGACGATCAGGCCCACCGGCAGGGTGAGCAGGGCCACCCAGGGCGCGTACGGTCCGCCCACGAACCAGGTCGCCGGATAGAACGCGACCCAGGCGAAGGGCAGCACGAAGGTCAGGAAGACCCGCACCGGCAGGCTGTAGATGGTCAGCGGATAGCGGCTGAACCGGATGATGTTGTAGACCGGGGGCGCGAGCCCCATCTTGTCCTCGTGCCAGAAGCTGACGGTGGTGATGCCCAGGAAGACGCCCGTGTAGACGAGGGCGGCCGCGGGCGCCAGCACCAGCAGCACCAGGATGTCTTGTACCCCGATCGCCAGCGAGAGTTTCGTCCCGGCGTAGATCATGATCGCCGAGCCGAGGATGATCTCGTTCAGTCCCGAGACGTTGAAGCTCTCGAACATGACCTGGGCCAGGGTGTTCACCGGCCGCAGCAGCACCCGGTCGAACTTGCCCCCGATGATGTACTTGTCGGCGAAGGCGTAGAAGTTCACGCTGACCAGGTTGAACAGGCCCAGCGGCAGCAGGCTGAAGCCGTAGATGAAGAGCACCTGCTCGAAGCTCCAGCCCTGCAGCGCGCGGATCTTGGCGAAGAGCACCGTCAGCACCGTGAGCTGGATGACGAGGCTGAAACCGACGGCCAGGGTGTCGACCAGGAAGTCCATGCGGTAGGCCAGCCGCATCTTGACGAACTGGGCGAAGAAGGCGCCGAAGATGCGCGCCTGCCAGACCACGCGGGGCCAGAAGCCGGAGGTGCCGCGGTGTTCCAGGCGCTCCATCGCTCAACCTCCCTGCACGATCACGCCGCGGACGGCCCGGCGCCAGACGAGGCGTCCGACCACGAAGAGCCCCACCGCCCAGGCCAGCTGCACGAGGATCGCCTGGTGCAGTTCCGGCCCGGTGCGCTTGCCCAGGTAGATGGTCACGGGCACGTAGCTGATGTACTGGAAGGGCAGCCAGGCCATGACGGTCTGGAACCAGCCCGGAAAGAACGTGAAGGGCACGACCACGCCGGTCATGAAGTCGTTGCTGACCATCTGCGCGCGCAACACGCCCTGGATGTTCTTCATGCCGAAGGCCAGGCAGCCCACGAGGAAGTTGAGCTGGCTGAAGATCAGCAGCGCCAGGGTGAAGCTGAGGAACGTCCAGGCGTAGAGGTCGGGCGAGGGCGGGCCCTGGATGCCGAAGAGGGGCACGACGACGACCATGATCGGCAGCGTGAACATCATCAGGCGGAAGCCCGACTCGCCGACGGCCTCGAAGAGCATCACCGTCTGCAGGTGGTAGGGCTTGACCAGCTGCACGCCGATCTCCCCCTCCTGGATCATGCGGCTCAGGTCGCGGTGGATGTTGTTGAAGTAGAAGCTGCGGCCGATCCAGCTGACGGCCACATAGGTGATCATCTCGGGCAGGGTCAGGCCGCCGATGGTGCCGGCAGCGGACTCGGCCACCGCGCTCGCGAACAGGGCCGTGTAGATGTAGTAGTGCCCGGTGACGAAGACCGTGTAGCTGACGACCCCCGTGTAGTAGCGCAGCCGGTAGGCCAGGAACTTGAGGAAGGCCAGTCGCACGAAGTAGAGGTACAGCCCGGCCGTCGCGCCCGCGGAGCGCCGCCATGGTGTGAGCAGGCGATCGGTGGCGCCGTTCACGCGTCGGGCTCCCCGCTGCGGCCCGAGGCCCGGTAGATGTCGCGGACGACCTCCTCGATGGGCTGCTCGGCCAGGTGCAGGTCGACCACGTGCGCCGCGTTCACCAGCCGCTTGATGACCTCGGCCGCGGGCACCTCCGAGCGGTTGAACTCGGCGTGCTGGCGGCGTCCCTCGCCCTCCTGCCAGCGCACGGGCAGTCCGCCGGTGGTCGCGGCCAGCTCGGCGGTCGGGACCGGGTCGCGCAGCTCGATGGTCATGCGCACCTTCTGGCCCACGCGGCGCCGCAGATCCTCCAGGTCGCCGTCGAAATGCACGCGCCCCTTGTCGATGATGATCACGCGGCGGCAGAGCTGCTCGATGTCGCCGAGATCGTGGGTGGTCAGGATGACGGTGACGCGGTCGCGGTCGCGGATCTCGCGCAGGAACTGCCGCACGTTCTCCTTGGCCACCACGTCCAGGCCGATGGTCGGCTCGTCGAGGAAGAGGACCCGGGGCCGGTGCAGCAGGGCGGCGGCCATGTCGCAGCGCATGCGCTGGCCGAGGCTGAGCTTGCGCACGGGCTGGTGCAGGTAGTCGCCGATGGAGAGCAGCTCGTGGAAGACCTCCATCTGCCGCCGGTAGGTGGCCTCGTCGACCTCGTAGATCTTCTGCAGCAGCCGGAAGCTCTCGACCACGGCGAGGTCCCACCACAGCTGGGTGCGCTGGCCGAAGACGGCGCCGATATGGCGCGTGTACTGGAGCCTCTGCTTCCAGGGCACCAGCCCCCCCACCTCGACCGTGCCGGACGTCGGCGTCAGGATGCCCGTGAGCATCTTGAGGGTCGTGCTCTTGCCCGCCCCGTTGGCGCCGATGTAGCCGACCATCTCGCCGCCGGGGATCTCGAAGCTGACGTCGTTCACCGCCCGCAGGGTCTCGTGGCGCGGGCGCACGAGGTCGACGAGGCCGCCAGTGACGCCCTCGCGCTTGCGGATCAGCCGGTAGTCGCGGGTGAGGCTGCGGACCTGGATCAGGGCGTCGCTCAAAACACTTCCTCGTCCTGGTCGGGCGCCGCGCCGGCGTCGGACTGCAGGCCCGAGACCAGCCCGCGCACCTCGGCGTCGGTCTTCTCGAGCTTCTCGCGGCAGATGCGGATCAGTTCGACGGCGCGCTTGACCTCGTCGCCGAGGGTGTCGATGTCGACATCCTCCCGCTCGAGGGCGGCGAGGATCTCCTCGACCTCGGTCACGGCCTCGCTGAACGAGAGCTTGCCGGGATCCTTCTTCTTCATGTCGCTTCTCCTGGCGCTGGGCGGCGGCTTCCACGGGCGGGCCGCTTCCATACTAAGCGGATCCCGCCGTCGCCGCCGTCGTTTTCCGTTCGCCGCCGCTTCAGAACAGCGGCGGCTGGCCCGGGTCACCGCCGGAGCCGGAGCCGGAACCGCCGCCGCGACGCCGCTTCCCGACGGCCCGCGGGGCCGCGTCCTCGCCGGGCTGGACGACGCTGGTCACCCGCCCGTCGGCGAGA
This window harbors:
- a CDS encoding aminopeptidase, which gives rise to MDPRVTQLAEQLITYSVKLQPGEKIYIEIKGLEAMDLGRELVRVATLHGGVPFWYYNDETLSRGFIRNAGQEQFAAWGQFHKPIMEAVDAYIGVRGSTNPFDLADVDEDRMTWHDKAYWGEVHIPIRLKKKWCVLRYPNPSMAQAAERSTEDFADFYFQVCTLDYKRMSRAMDPLHALLERTDKVHIKGPGTDLRFSIKGLPAVKCDGGRNIPDGEVYTAPVRDSVNGVIQYNTKTREGGVVLDNVRFECRDGKIVKATCDGDDAKLQAALDIDEGARYFGEFALGVNPYITKPMLDTLFDEKISGSFHLTPGNAYAAADNGNKSAQHWDIVCIQTPAWGGGEIWFDDVLVRRDGLFVLPELAGLNPENLK
- the mce gene encoding methylmalonyl-CoA epimerase: MTDLANILPAGAAGYVDHIGIAVRDLDEGIALWSGLLGLALERVEEVPQEKVRVAFLKLDRQGGPGHIELLAPLGDEGAIAGFIARRGPGLHHVAVAAADVEAMMERCREAGLRLLDETPRAGAGGKRIVFLHPKSGDGVLIELCGGGHG
- a CDS encoding ABC-2 family transporter protein, whose product is MERLEHRGTSGFWPRVVWQARIFGAFFAQFVKMRLAYRMDFLVDTLAVGFSLVIQLTVLTVLFAKIRALQGWSFEQVLFIYGFSLLPLGLFNLVSVNFYAFADKYIIGGKFDRVLLRPVNTLAQVMFESFNVSGLNEIILGSAIMIYAGTKLSLAIGVQDILVLLVLAPAAALVYTGVFLGITTVSFWHEDKMGLAPPVYNIIRFSRYPLTIYSLPVRVFLTFVLPFAWVAFYPATWFVGGPYAPWVALLTLPVGLIVFGGAVLLWHRGAANYTSTGS
- a CDS encoding ABC-2 family transporter protein, with product MNGATDRLLTPWRRSAGATAGLYLYFVRLAFLKFLAYRLRYYTGVVSYTVFVTGHYYIYTALFASAVAESAAGTIGGLTLPEMITYVAVSWIGRSFYFNNIHRDLSRMIQEGEIGVQLVKPYHLQTVMLFEAVGESGFRLMMFTLPIMVVVVPLFGIQGPPSPDLYAWTFLSFTLALLIFSQLNFLVGCLAFGMKNIQGVLRAQMVSNDFMTGVVVPFTFFPGWFQTVMAWLPFQYISYVPVTIYLGKRTGPELHQAILVQLAWAVGLFVVGRLVWRRAVRGVIVQGG
- a CDS encoding ATP-binding cassette domain-containing protein produces the protein MIQVRSLTRDYRLIRKREGVTGGLVDLVRPRHETLRAVNDVSFEIPGGEMVGYIGANGAGKSTTLKMLTGILTPTSGTVEVGGLVPWKQRLQYTRHIGAVFGQRTQLWWDLAVVESFRLLQKIYEVDEATYRRQMEVFHELLSIGDYLHQPVRKLSLGQRMRCDMAAALLHRPRVLFLDEPTIGLDVVAKENVRQFLREIRDRDRVTVILTTHDLGDIEQLCRRVIIIDKGRVHFDGDLEDLRRRVGQKVRMTIELRDPVPTAELAATTGGLPVRWQEGEGRRQHAEFNRSEVPAAEVIKRLVNAAHVVDLHLAEQPIEEVVRDIYRASGRSGEPDA
- the xseB gene encoding exodeoxyribonuclease VII small subunit, translated to MKKKDPGKLSFSEAVTEVEEILAALEREDVDIDTLGDEVKRAVELIRICREKLEKTDAEVRGLVSGLQSDAGAAPDQDEEVF